One segment of Lepus europaeus isolate LE1 chromosome 16, mLepTim1.pri, whole genome shotgun sequence DNA contains the following:
- the LOC133775463 gene encoding LOW QUALITY PROTEIN: uncharacterized protein LOC133775463 (The sequence of the model RefSeq protein was modified relative to this genomic sequence to represent the inferred CDS: inserted 1 base in 1 codon), with the protein MECLRRGQAGGSGSVWTSQAFPLRSVAGQMQYWPFSASDLYNWKTHNPSFSQDPQALTGLIESILLTHQPTWDDCQQLLQTLLTTEEKQRVYLEARKNVPGADGRPTLLPNEIEEAFPSTRPDWDYTTVAGRERLRLYRQILLAGLRGAGKRPTNLAKVRAVVQGAEETPAGFLERLMEAYRMYTPFDPLAEDRQGDVIMSFIGQSAPDMRNKLQRLEGLQGYTIQDLIKEAEKIYNKRETREEKEERIRKEKEEREDKRDKRRNRELSKILATVVQDIERSRPGQNRDLGDKRKPRVERDQCAYCKERGHWVKDCPKKTQGPKNRPVPILSLEEDDXGESGPGAPPEPRITLEVGGRPVTFLIDTGAQHSVLTSEKGPLSSKTSWVQGATGEKLCRWTTNREVQLSTGLVTHSFLLVPDCPYPLLGRDLLSKVGAQIHFHEKGATITDSGGRPLQVLTLRLEDEHRLFERPSSTMAPLDPKWLTDFPQAWAETAEIGLAVNRPPLIIDLKPTAIPVSVRQYPMGKEAKEGIRPHIQRLLHLDILKPCRSPWNTPLLPVKKPGTGDYRPVQDLREVNRRTEARLNLGSNTIYCLQKQKYEPSLKQYDINQKIHRITWEMAILTGDQED; encoded by the exons ATGGAGT gcctccgtcgggggcaggcagggggctcgggaagcgtctggacttcgcaggcttttcctcttcgctcggtggctggccagatgcagtactggccattttctgcttccgatctttacaattggaaaacccataacccctctttctctcaagacccccaggctctgactgggctgatcgagtcaattttattgactcatcagcccacctgggatgattgtcagcagcttctgcagaccctcctcactactgaggaaaagcagcgcgtctaccttgaggcacggaaaaacgtccctggagcagatggccgaccgaccctactgccaaacgaaatcgaggaggcgtttccctcaacccgtcctgattgggactacaccaccgttgctggtagggagcgacttcgtctttaccgccagattctccttgcgggtctcagaggggctggaaagcgccccaccaatttggccaaggtacgtgcagtagtgcagggggctgaggaaacgccggcaggcttcctagaaagattaatggaagcctaccgtatgtacaccccgtttgaccccctggcagaggaccggcagggagatgtaatcatgtcctttataggacagtcagcgccggacatgcgcaataaattgcagcggctagaggggcttcaggggtatactatacaagatttaataaaggaggcagaaaagatttacaacaaaagggagacccgagaggagaaggaggaaaggatccgcaaggagaaggaggaaagggaagacaaaagagacaaaagacgtaatcgagagcttagtaaaattttggccaccgtagtgcaggatatagaaaggagtagaccaggacaaaatagggacttgggagacaaacgaaagcctcgggtggaaagagatcaatgtgcctattgtaaagaaagaggacactgggtcaaagactgcccgaagaaaacacagggaccaaagaatagaccagttccaatcctgtccctggaagaagacg taggtgagtcagggccaggagccccccccgagcccaggataacccttgaagtggggggcagaccggtaaccttcctgattgacacgggagcccagcactcggtactgacttcagaaaaagggcctttaagctccaagacttcctgggttcagggggcaactggagaaAAGTTatgtcgctggacaaccaatcgagaggtccagttaagtacaggacttgtgacacactcgttcttactagtgccagactgcccctaccccctcctgggcagggacctactctcgaaggtaggagcccaaattcacttccatgagaaaggagctaccatcacagactcaggagggcggcccctccaggtattaacactacgcttggaggacgaacaccgattattcgagaggccctcgtccaccatggctcccctggaccccaagtggcttacagattttcctcaggcctgggcagagactgcggaaATAGggttggccgtcaaccggcctcccttgatcatagatctgaagcccacagccattcccgtgtcagttcgtcaatatccgatgggcaaggaagctaaggaaggtatccggccacatatccagagactgttacacctagacattttaaaaccttgtcgttcaccttggaacacccccctactaccagtaaagaagcctggtacgggtgactaccgcccggtacaggacttgcgggaggttaacaggagaacggagg CACGTTTGAATTTGGGATCTAACACAATATATTGTTTGCAGAAGCAAAAATACGAACCGTCTTTGAAGCAATATGACATAAACCAGAAGATTCACAGGATAACGTGGGAAATGGCTATACTTACAGGAGATCAGGAAGATTAA